One Pseudomonas sp. MH9.2 DNA segment encodes these proteins:
- a CDS encoding DUF3565 domain-containing protein has translation MLKIGERSSLTKQSPESERNSDGRPRLENPTLLEFRQDEEGHWIAVLSCGHTQHLRHQPPWQSRPWVLDPAQRQQRIGKSFSCGWCAQSLDSDSLMPNQGTENR, from the coding sequence TTGCTTAAGATTGGAGAACGATCAAGTTTAACCAAGCAATCGCCCGAAAGCGAACGCAACTCTGACGGACGGCCCAGATTGGAAAACCCGACACTTCTTGAGTTTCGCCAGGACGAGGAAGGGCACTGGATTGCCGTGCTTTCCTGCGGCCACACCCAGCATCTACGCCATCAACCGCCATGGCAATCGCGGCCTTGGGTGCTTGATCCAGCGCAACGGCAACAACGAATAGGTAAAAGCTTTAGCTGTGGCTGGTGTGCGCAGAGCCTGGATAGCGATAGTCTTATGCCCAACCAAGGCACCGAGAATCGATAG
- a CDS encoding peptidylprolyl isomerase translates to MPIAANKAVSIDYTLTNDAGEVIDSSAGGAPLVYLQGAGNIIPGLEKALDGKSVGDELKVSIEPEDAYGEYLAELVSTLSRSMFEGVDELEVGMQFHASGPDGSMQIVTIRDLDGDDVTVDGNHPLAGQRLNFEVKIIEIRDASQEEVAHGHVHGEGGHHH, encoded by the coding sequence ATGCCGATCGCCGCCAACAAGGCTGTCTCCATTGACTATACCCTGACCAACGACGCTGGTGAGGTCATCGATAGTTCCGCCGGCGGCGCGCCGCTGGTCTACCTGCAAGGTGCAGGCAACATCATTCCGGGCCTGGAGAAGGCTCTGGATGGCAAGAGCGTCGGTGACGAACTGAAAGTGTCCATCGAGCCGGAAGACGCTTATGGCGAATACCTGGCCGAACTGGTCAGCACCCTGAGCCGCAGCATGTTCGAAGGTGTCGACGAACTGGAAGTGGGTATGCAGTTCCACGCGTCGGGCCCGGACGGCAGCATGCAGATCGTGACCATCCGCGATCTGGATGGCGATGATGTGACCGTTGACGGCAACCATCCTTTGGCGGGTCAGCGTTTGAATTTCGAGGTCAAGATCATTGAAATTCGTGACGCCAGCCAGGAAGAAGTCGCTCATGGTCACGTGCATGGCGAAGGCGGCCATCACCATTGA
- a CDS encoding glutathione peroxidase has translation MSVFHDTTLKALDGQELPLAPFKGKVVLVVNVASKCGLTPQYAELEKLYQKYKDQGFSVLGLPCNQFAGQEPGSEAEIQEFCTLNYGVTFPLGSKLEVNGAHRHSLYRLLVGEGAEFPGDITWNFEKFLVGKDGRVLARFSPSTSPEDHAVVQAIEKALS, from the coding sequence ATGAGTGTTTTTCACGACACGACATTAAAAGCTCTGGATGGCCAGGAATTGCCTCTCGCGCCCTTCAAGGGCAAAGTCGTGCTGGTGGTCAACGTCGCCTCCAAGTGTGGTCTGACACCGCAATACGCGGAGTTGGAAAAACTTTATCAAAAGTACAAGGATCAAGGCTTCAGCGTGCTGGGTCTGCCGTGCAATCAATTTGCTGGCCAGGAACCTGGGTCCGAAGCGGAGATTCAAGAGTTCTGCACCCTGAATTACGGAGTGACATTTCCGTTGGGCAGCAAGCTTGAAGTGAACGGCGCTCATCGTCATTCGCTGTACCGTCTGTTGGTCGGTGAAGGTGCCGAATTTCCCGGAGACATTACCTGGAACTTCGAGAAGTTCCTGGTGGGTAAAGACGGCCGCGTCCTCGCGCGGTTCTCGCCAAGTACGTCTCCAGAAGATCACGCGGTGGTTCAGGCTATTGAAAAAGCCCTGAGCTGA
- a CDS encoding TetR/AcrR family transcriptional regulator, producing MSTSIRLDKRDLILAKGAHLMTRRGYHGTGVLEIVQAAGIPKGSFYHYFASKEDFAVQALEYLYAPRLQRYAAVLADPTQSPRERVLSYYRDLLEHFSRQEKPEYHCFIGSLSFEMADGCQPIASQVEQILERSVAILAECLTAARQAGELPRNTDCAALAEFIANAWEGALMRMKVGGSVASLDVFLNQLERLLAPGPTDTD from the coding sequence ATGAGCACATCCATTCGACTCGACAAGCGTGATCTGATCCTCGCCAAAGGCGCCCACCTGATGACCCGTCGCGGTTATCACGGCACGGGCGTGCTGGAGATTGTCCAGGCCGCAGGTATTCCCAAGGGTTCGTTTTATCACTACTTCGCCAGCAAAGAAGACTTTGCCGTGCAAGCGCTGGAGTATTTGTACGCGCCGCGATTGCAGCGTTACGCCGCTGTGCTGGCAGACCCGACGCAGAGCCCGCGTGAGCGGGTCCTGAGTTACTACCGCGACCTGCTCGAGCATTTTTCCCGACAAGAGAAACCTGAGTATCACTGCTTTATCGGCAGCTTGAGTTTCGAAATGGCGGATGGCTGCCAACCCATCGCCAGCCAGGTGGAACAGATCCTTGAGCGTTCGGTGGCGATTCTTGCCGAGTGCCTGACGGCCGCCCGTCAGGCCGGTGAGTTGCCTCGCAATACGGACTGTGCCGCGCTCGCCGAATTTATCGCCAATGCCTGGGAAGGGGCGTTGATGCGCATGAAAGTGGGAGGCAGTGTCGCCTCCCTCGACGTTTTTCTGAACCAGCTTGAGCGTCTGTTGGCGCCCGGCCCCACTGATACCGATTGA
- a CDS encoding NADH:flavin oxidoreductase, translated as MPVNALFKPFHLGHLQLPSRVVMAPMTRSFSPGGVPNSKVIEYYRRRAAAGVGLIITEGTTVNHKASNGYPNVPQFFGEAPLAGWKKVVDAVHAEGGKIVPQLWHVGSVRRVGTEPDASVPGYGPTEKLKDGQVVVHGMSKQDIQDVISAFAQAARDAKAIGMDGVEIHGAHGYLVDQFFWEGTNQRTDEYGGDLAGRSRFAIELIQAVRAAVGPDFPIIFRFSQWKQQDYSARLVQTPEALGEFLKPLSDAGVDIFHCSTRRFWEPEFEGSDLNLAGWTRKLTGKPTITVGSVGLDGEFLQFMVNTDKIAQPASLDNLLQRLNNDEFDLVAVGRALLVDPDWAVKVRDGREQDILPFSRDALMTLV; from the coding sequence ATGCCAGTCAACGCCTTGTTCAAACCCTTTCATCTGGGCCATTTGCAATTGCCGTCACGCGTGGTCATGGCACCCATGACCCGCTCGTTTTCCCCTGGTGGCGTACCTAACTCCAAAGTCATCGAATATTACCGCCGGCGTGCTGCCGCAGGCGTAGGTCTGATCATCACCGAAGGTACGACGGTTAATCACAAAGCCTCTAACGGTTACCCGAACGTCCCGCAGTTCTTTGGTGAAGCGCCGTTGGCCGGCTGGAAAAAAGTCGTGGATGCTGTGCATGCCGAAGGCGGCAAAATCGTCCCGCAACTGTGGCATGTGGGCAGCGTTCGCCGCGTCGGCACGGAGCCTGACGCCAGCGTGCCGGGTTACGGGCCAACGGAAAAACTCAAAGACGGTCAGGTCGTGGTGCACGGCATGTCCAAACAAGACATTCAGGACGTGATTAGCGCCTTCGCTCAGGCAGCCAGGGACGCCAAGGCGATTGGCATGGACGGCGTTGAAATCCACGGTGCTCACGGTTATCTCGTCGATCAGTTTTTCTGGGAAGGCACCAATCAGCGCACGGATGAATATGGCGGCGATCTGGCCGGCCGTTCGCGTTTTGCCATCGAGTTGATCCAGGCAGTGCGTGCTGCGGTCGGCCCTGATTTTCCGATCATCTTCCGTTTCTCGCAGTGGAAGCAGCAGGACTACAGCGCACGTCTGGTGCAGACGCCGGAAGCGCTGGGCGAATTCCTCAAGCCGCTGTCAGACGCTGGCGTAGATATCTTTCATTGTTCGACACGTCGCTTCTGGGAACCTGAGTTTGAAGGCTCTGATCTGAACCTGGCCGGCTGGACCCGCAAGCTGACCGGCAAACCGACCATCACCGTGGGCAGTGTCGGGCTTGATGGCGAGTTCCTGCAATTCATGGTTAATACCGACAAGATCGCGCAACCGGCGAGCCTGGACAACCTGCTGCAGCGTTTGAACAACGACGAGTTCGACTTGGTCGCGGTAGGCCGTGCATTACTGGTGGACCCTGACTGGGCGGTGAAGGTGCGTGATGGCCGCGAGCAGGACATCCTGCCGTTCAGCCGTGACGCCTTAATGACGTTGGTCTAA
- a CDS encoding glycosyltransferase family 1 protein, protein MSTILHVTLITETFPPEINGVANTLGRLCDGLRLRGHRVELIRPRQSEDAGLVAADDLMLCRGWPIPGYPGLQWGQSSMHKLLRRWTRQRPDVLYIATEGPLGLSALRAARRLGIAVVSGFHTNFQQYTHEYGFGFVTRLLTHYLRWFHNRSQITVVPSLSQKMELERRGFERVELLSRGVDSQLFHPSKRSAALRESWGLSVDDIAVLHVGRLAPEKNLGLLKTSFDALQAAHPRQTLKLIIVGDGPQRTTLEQQLPNAIFCGTQRGDILATHYASGDLFVFPSLTETFGNVVLEALASGLGVIAYDQAAAAQHIRHGHNGALAMPGDEEAFIDAARWLLEESETLRRVRLNARQHASRQGWAAIIDLFERQLRSACAMSNKALPMGQLL, encoded by the coding sequence ATGAGCACGATCTTGCATGTCACCCTGATTACCGAAACCTTCCCGCCAGAGATCAATGGCGTGGCCAATACCCTTGGTCGGTTGTGCGACGGCCTGCGTCTGCGCGGTCACCGTGTCGAGTTGATACGTCCGCGCCAGAGTGAAGATGCAGGGCTTGTCGCCGCAGACGATCTGATGCTGTGCCGTGGCTGGCCGATTCCGGGATATCCCGGGTTGCAATGGGGGCAATCATCAATGCACAAGCTGTTGCGGCGCTGGACGCGGCAACGCCCGGATGTGCTGTACATCGCCACCGAAGGGCCGCTGGGATTGTCCGCATTGCGCGCGGCAAGGCGCTTGGGAATTGCCGTGGTCAGTGGTTTTCACACCAACTTCCAGCAGTACACTCACGAATACGGGTTCGGGTTTGTCACCCGCCTGCTGACGCATTACTTGCGCTGGTTTCACAATCGCTCACAGATCACCGTCGTGCCCAGCCTGAGCCAGAAAATGGAGCTGGAGCGTCGTGGTTTTGAGCGGGTTGAACTGCTGTCGCGGGGCGTCGACAGTCAGTTGTTTCATCCATCGAAGCGCTCGGCGGCGCTGCGTGAAAGCTGGGGGCTGAGCGTGGACGATATTGCCGTGCTGCATGTGGGCAGGCTCGCTCCCGAGAAAAATCTGGGCCTGCTTAAAACCAGCTTTGACGCCCTGCAAGCGGCACACCCTCGACAAACGCTGAAGTTGATTATCGTCGGCGACGGCCCGCAACGAACGACGCTGGAACAGCAACTGCCGAACGCGATTTTCTGCGGCACGCAACGGGGGGACATACTGGCGACGCACTATGCATCAGGGGATTTGTTTGTATTCCCGAGCCTGACCGAAACCTTTGGCAATGTGGTGCTTGAGGCCTTGGCGTCCGGGCTGGGCGTGATTGCCTATGACCAAGCCGCTGCGGCTCAGCATATTCGTCACGGCCACAATGGTGCACTAGCGATGCCGGGGGATGAGGAAGCGTTTATCGATGCCGCACGTTGGTTGCTCGAAGAAAGCGAAACGCTGCGCAGAGTCCGCTTGAACGCGCGGCAACACGCCAGTCGTCAGGGATGGGCGGCGATTATCGACCTGTTCGAAAGACAATTACGCAGCGCGTGCGCGATGAGCAACAAGGCGTTGCCCATGGGGCAATTATTGTAA
- the cysZ gene encoding sulfate transporter CysZ, whose protein sequence is MPAPVLSGPQYLREGLKLVLSPGLRLFVLLPLAINLVLFGGLIYLAMHQFGMWVDTFMPTLPVWLSFLNYILWPLFVVLVLLMVFFTFTMIANIIAAPFNGFLAEKVEVVLRGTDDFPTFSWGELVAMVPRTFSREMRKLGYFLPRAIGLLILSFIPVVNLVAAPLWLLFGVWMMAIQYIDYPADNHKMGWNEMLAWLRAKRWQSLSFGGIVYLALLIPVVNILMMPAAVAGATLFWVRERGAEAAPRNTL, encoded by the coding sequence ATGCCTGCCCCTGTTCTTTCTGGCCCGCAATACCTGCGTGAAGGCCTGAAACTGGTCCTAAGCCCCGGCTTGCGCCTGTTCGTTCTGCTGCCGCTGGCCATCAACCTGGTGCTATTCGGCGGCCTGATTTACCTGGCCATGCATCAGTTCGGCATGTGGGTCGACACCTTCATGCCAACCCTGCCGGTCTGGTTGAGCTTTCTCAATTACATCCTCTGGCCATTGTTCGTGGTGCTGGTGCTGCTGATGGTGTTCTTCACCTTCACCATGATCGCCAATATCATTGCCGCGCCGTTCAACGGTTTTCTCGCGGAAAAGGTCGAAGTGGTGCTACGTGGCACCGATGACTTCCCGACCTTCAGTTGGGGCGAACTGGTCGCCATGGTCCCGCGCACCTTCAGCCGGGAGATGCGCAAACTTGGCTACTTCCTGCCCCGCGCGATCGGCCTGCTGATCCTGTCCTTCATCCCGGTGGTCAATCTGGTCGCTGCGCCACTGTGGCTGTTGTTCGGCGTCTGGATGATGGCTATCCAGTACATCGACTACCCGGCGGACAACCATAAAATGGGCTGGAACGAAATGCTCGCCTGGCTGCGTGCTAAACGCTGGCAGAGCCTAAGCTTCGGCGGCATCGTCTATCTGGCGTTGCTGATTCCGGTGGTCAACATCTTGATGATGCCCGCCGCCGTAGCAGGTGCGACCTTATTCTGGGTACGCGAACGCGGAGCAGAGGCAGCGCCCCGTAACACGCTTTAA
- a CDS encoding peroxiredoxin codes for MSVLVNKQAPDFDAAAVLGDGSIVDSFKLSSLRGKYVVLFFWPLDFTFVCPSEIIAHNNRIAKFRELGVEVVGVSIDSQFTHHAWRSTPVEKGGIGEVQFTMVADVKHEITRAYGIEHEAGVALRASFLIDKEGVVQHQVVNNLPLGRNVDEMVRLVEALQFTEEHGEVCPAGWRPGQKGMKADAKGVADYLAENAKNL; via the coding sequence ATGAGCGTACTGGTAAACAAGCAGGCCCCGGATTTCGACGCAGCAGCGGTATTGGGTGACGGCTCTATCGTCGACAGCTTCAAGCTGTCCTCCCTGCGTGGCAAATACGTGGTTCTGTTTTTCTGGCCTCTGGATTTCACCTTCGTTTGCCCGTCTGAAATCATCGCCCACAACAACCGCATCGCGAAATTCCGCGAGCTGGGTGTTGAAGTGGTCGGCGTTTCCATCGACTCGCAATTCACTCACCACGCATGGCGCAGCACCCCTGTTGAAAAAGGCGGCATCGGTGAAGTTCAATTCACCATGGTGGCCGACGTCAAACACGAAATCACTCGCGCTTACGGCATCGAACACGAAGCTGGCGTCGCTCTGCGCGCTTCGTTCCTGATCGACAAGGAAGGTGTGGTTCAGCATCAGGTCGTTAACAACCTGCCACTGGGTCGCAATGTCGACGAAATGGTCCGTTTGGTTGAAGCTCTGCAATTCACCGAAGAGCACGGCGAAGTCTGTCCAGCCGGCTGGCGCCCAGGTCAAAAAGGCATGAAGGCTGACGCCAAGGGCGTTGCCGATTACTTGGCCGAAAACGCCAAGAACCTGTAA
- the trxB gene encoding thioredoxin-disulfide reductase, protein MSDVRHSRVIILGSGPAGYSAAVYAARANLKPLLITGMQAGGQLTTTTEVDNWPGDPHGLTGPVLMERMKEHAERFETEVVFDHINAVDLAGKPFSLKGDNATYTCDALIIATGASARYLGLPSEETFMGKGVSACATCDGFFYRNREVAVVGGGNTAVEEALYLANIASKVTLVHRRETFRAEKILIDKLHARVAEGKIVLKLNATLEEVLGDNMGVTGARLRNNDGSADELKVDGVFIAIGHTPNTSLFEGQLALKDGYMVVQGGRDGNATATNVDGVFAAGDVADHIYRQAITSAGAGCMAALDVERYLDGLQDTSL, encoded by the coding sequence ATGTCTGATGTACGTCATTCCCGAGTGATTATTCTCGGCTCCGGCCCTGCCGGTTACAGCGCAGCGGTCTACGCGGCACGTGCCAACCTCAAACCGCTGCTGATTACCGGCATGCAGGCAGGTGGTCAATTGACCACCACCACTGAGGTTGATAACTGGCCTGGTGATCCCCACGGCCTGACCGGCCCTGTGTTGATGGAGCGGATGAAAGAACACGCCGAGCGTTTCGAAACCGAAGTGGTGTTTGACCACATCAACGCCGTGGACCTGGCTGGCAAGCCGTTCAGTCTCAAAGGCGACAACGCGACGTACACCTGTGACGCCTTGATCATTGCGACCGGTGCCAGCGCTCGCTATCTGGGCCTGCCGTCGGAAGAAACTTTCATGGGCAAGGGCGTCTCTGCCTGCGCGACCTGCGATGGTTTCTTCTATCGCAACCGTGAAGTCGCAGTCGTCGGTGGTGGTAACACTGCCGTGGAAGAGGCGCTGTACCTGGCTAACATCGCCAGCAAAGTGACTTTGGTCCACCGTCGCGAAACGTTCCGCGCCGAGAAGATCCTGATCGACAAGCTGCATGCCCGCGTTGCCGAAGGCAAGATCGTGCTCAAGCTCAACGCGACCCTGGAAGAAGTGCTGGGCGATAACATGGGCGTGACCGGTGCTCGCCTGAGAAATAATGACGGCAGCGCCGACGAGCTGAAAGTCGATGGCGTGTTCATCGCTATCGGGCACACGCCGAACACGTCACTGTTCGAAGGTCAACTGGCCTTGAAAGACGGCTACATGGTGGTTCAGGGCGGTCGTGACGGTAATGCGACTGCTACCAATGTCGACGGTGTTTTCGCGGCGGGTGATGTGGCTGACCACATCTACCGTCAGGCGATTACCTCGGCGGGTGCGGGTTGCATGGCGGCACTGGACGTCGAGCGTTATCTCGATGGCCTGCAGGACACTTCGCTGTAA
- a CDS encoding HopJ type III effector protein: MTDLNTLRASLRSGQHAFADTLAFISTGYDYQPQAFNNGSVENAAGQNEGSCKTLGLAVLEGLSDEEALLAFGEHYRSVQATPEGNDHGNIRALIAHGLVGVTFAAEPLKRKA, encoded by the coding sequence ATGACTGATCTGAACACCCTGCGCGCCAGCCTTCGTAGCGGCCAGCACGCCTTCGCCGACACCCTGGCATTCATCTCTACTGGCTACGACTACCAGCCACAGGCGTTCAACAACGGCAGCGTGGAAAACGCCGCCGGGCAGAACGAAGGTTCCTGCAAGACACTGGGCCTGGCCGTGCTTGAAGGTCTGAGCGATGAAGAAGCCCTGCTCGCATTTGGCGAACACTATCGCTCGGTGCAAGCGACCCCTGAAGGCAACGATCACGGCAACATCCGCGCGCTGATCGCTCACGGCCTGGTCGGGGTGACCTTCGCAGCCGAGCCGCTGAAACGCAAAGCCTGA
- a CDS encoding DUF1244 domain-containing protein — translation MTEQERLELEAAAFRRMVAHLDSRKDVQNIDLMNLAGFCRNCLSKWYKAAADEKQIDVSLDQAREVVYGMPYSEWKTHYQQEANAEQKAAFAKEKKHD, via the coding sequence ATGACCGAGCAAGAACGCCTTGAACTCGAAGCTGCCGCCTTCCGCCGCATGGTCGCGCACCTGGACAGCCGCAAAGACGTCCAAAACATCGACCTGATGAACCTTGCCGGTTTCTGTCGCAACTGCCTGTCCAAGTGGTACAAGGCCGCAGCCGATGAGAAACAGATCGACGTCAGCCTCGACCAGGCCCGCGAAGTGGTTTACGGCATGCCTTACAGCGAGTGGAAAACCCACTACCAGCAAGAAGCCAACGCCGAGCAGAAAGCCGCGTTCGCCAAGGAAAAAAAGCATGACTGA
- the folX gene encoding dihydroneopterin triphosphate 2'-epimerase, producing MPRLEPGTARIRVKDLRLRTFIGINEDEILNKQDVLINLTILYAAQDAVRDNDIDHALNYRTITKAIIQHVEGNRFALLERLTQEVLDLVMRHDAVLYAEVEVDKPHALRFAESVSITLAGQR from the coding sequence ATGCCAAGACTCGAACCAGGAACGGCCCGCATTCGGGTCAAAGACCTGCGCCTGCGCACCTTTATCGGCATCAATGAGGACGAGATCCTCAACAAGCAGGACGTGCTGATCAACCTGACGATTCTGTATGCCGCCCAGGATGCCGTGCGGGACAACGACATCGATCACGCCCTCAACTACCGCACGATCACCAAAGCCATCATTCAGCACGTGGAAGGCAATCGTTTTGCGCTGCTGGAACGGCTGACCCAGGAAGTGCTCGATCTGGTGATGCGCCACGACGCGGTGCTGTACGCCGAAGTCGAAGTCGATAAACCTCACGCCCTGCGATTTGCCGAGTCTGTGTCGATTACCCTGGCTGGGCAGCGTTGA
- the folE gene encoding GTP cyclohydrolase I FolE translates to MTLSLPQHYREILVGLGENPDREGLLDTPKRAAKAMQYLCHGYEQSVEDIVNGALFASDNDEMVIVKDIELYSLCEHHLLPFIGKAHVAYIPTGKVLGLSKIARIVDMFARRLQIQENLTRQIADTIREVTSAAGVAVVIEAQHMCMMMRGVEKQNSTMITSVMLGAFRDSSTTRQEFLQLIGRSK, encoded by the coding sequence ATGACCTTATCGCTGCCACAGCATTACCGTGAGATCCTCGTGGGCCTGGGTGAAAACCCAGACCGCGAAGGCCTGCTCGATACGCCCAAACGTGCCGCCAAAGCAATGCAATACCTGTGTCATGGCTACGAGCAAAGCGTTGAAGATATCGTCAATGGCGCGCTGTTTGCCTCAGACAACGATGAGATGGTCATCGTCAAGGACATCGAGTTGTACTCGCTGTGCGAGCATCACCTCCTGCCCTTCATTGGCAAAGCACACGTCGCCTACATCCCGACCGGCAAAGTCCTTGGGCTGTCGAAGATTGCGCGCATCGTCGACATGTTCGCCCGACGCCTGCAGATTCAGGAAAACCTCACCCGGCAGATTGCCGATACGATCCGCGAAGTGACCAGCGCCGCGGGCGTCGCCGTGGTGATTGAAGCTCAACACATGTGCATGATGATGCGTGGCGTTGAAAAGCAGAATTCGACCATGATCACCTCGGTCATGCTCGGTGCATTCCGTGACTCGAGTACGACCCGTCAGGAGTTTCTGCAATTGATTGGACGGAGCAAATAG
- the folM gene encoding dihydromonapterin reductase, whose product MVFPSAPILITGASQRIGLDCAKRLLADGHSVIVSYRSDRPGVQQLRDLGALAIHADFSSEASILAFIDELGSHTDSLRAIVHNASQWLAETPGNEAAAFTQMFNVHMLAPYLINLHCAPLLHRSPVADIVHISDDVTRKGSSKHIAYCASKAGLESLTLSFAAKFAPRIKVNSIAPALLMFQPDDDAAYRAKTLAKSAMGIEPGAEVIYQSLRYLLDNPYVTGTTLTVNGGRHLK is encoded by the coding sequence ATGGTTTTTCCCTCTGCCCCTATTCTGATCACTGGCGCCAGCCAGCGTATCGGGCTGGATTGCGCAAAACGCCTGTTGGCAGACGGTCATTCGGTTATCGTCAGCTACCGCAGCGACCGCCCGGGCGTGCAGCAATTACGTGACCTGGGAGCGCTGGCGATCCATGCCGATTTCTCATCTGAAGCGAGCATCCTGGCGTTCATCGATGAGCTCGGAAGCCACACCGACAGCCTGCGGGCAATTGTCCATAATGCCTCCCAGTGGCTGGCCGAAACGCCAGGCAATGAAGCCGCAGCCTTTACTCAAATGTTCAACGTGCACATGTTGGCGCCCTATTTGATCAACCTGCACTGCGCCCCATTGCTGCACCGCTCGCCAGTGGCCGACATCGTTCACATCAGCGATGACGTGACCCGTAAAGGCAGCAGCAAGCACATTGCCTACTGCGCCAGCAAAGCAGGGCTTGAAAGCCTGACCTTGTCATTTGCGGCCAAGTTCGCGCCCCGAATCAAGGTCAATAGCATCGCGCCAGCGCTGTTGATGTTTCAACCCGACGACGACGCGGCGTACCGCGCCAAGACCCTGGCCAAGTCCGCTATGGGCATAGAACCCGGTGCCGAGGTGATCTACCAGAGCCTGCGCTATCTGCTGGACAACCCCTACGTTACCGGCACAACCTTGACTGTAAACGGCGGTCGGCACCTTAAATAA
- a CDS encoding antibiotic biosynthesis monooxygenase, translated as MSTSPVTLMVARRVAHGRYHELIAWLHEGEQLATDFPGYLGSGVLAPPPGDDEFQIIFRFADEFTMHAWEHSASRSTWLVRGSGLFAQPSEHRVRGIDGWFGAAGQRPPRRKQAVAIWLAFFPVSLMFNFLLGPLLNELSLLPRVLVSTLALTPLMVFLFIPLSTHLLSPWLHSAPQAPIRASESSPSH; from the coding sequence ATGTCTACCTCACCCGTCACCCTGATGGTCGCCCGCCGCGTCGCCCATGGCCGCTACCACGAACTCATCGCCTGGCTGCATGAAGGTGAGCAACTTGCCACCGACTTCCCCGGATATCTGGGCTCCGGCGTTTTAGCGCCGCCCCCTGGTGACGATGAATTCCAGATCATCTTTCGCTTCGCCGACGAATTCACAATGCACGCATGGGAGCATTCCGCGTCACGAAGCACTTGGCTGGTGCGCGGCAGTGGCTTGTTTGCCCAACCGTCGGAACACCGGGTCAGAGGCATCGACGGCTGGTTTGGTGCCGCCGGTCAGCGTCCACCGCGCAGAAAACAAGCCGTGGCCATCTGGCTCGCGTTCTTCCCGGTATCGCTAATGTTCAACTTCTTGCTGGGGCCCCTGCTCAATGAGTTGAGTTTGCTGCCCCGGGTGCTGGTCAGTACCTTGGCCCTCACACCGCTGATGGTTTTCCTGTTCATTCCACTGTCCACCCACCTGCTGTCACCCTGGTTGCACAGCGCACCTCAAGCGCCAATCCGCGCATCAGAATCGTCACCCAGCCACTAG
- a CDS encoding MerR family transcriptional regulator, protein MTEPVIGPALGSGLKQEELFPIREVSRITGINPVTLRAWERRYGLIQPTRTDSGHRLYSQADIDEVRSILGWIERGVAVSKVGKILAKASIVRTQSNPLPDDGLLGEWGEWQAQLRRTISAFDERGLEQLYGQIFASYPLTVVFQDILMPLWQEFLLHQDQFGQASEWLFLDSFLRARTLQRLQMLRGTTELKVVLAAIPGQCRELELWVAGLMLGTTDTSISVLALGQPLEELSLVCEKIQPQALVLFSNHPPAADLPRRLKRLALTLDCPVLLAGEASDLAQESLDGSPIACLGSDGRSMQRRLQQFLAGHLDT, encoded by the coding sequence ATGACCGAACCTGTTATTGGCCCTGCTCTGGGCAGCGGCCTCAAACAAGAAGAGTTGTTCCCCATTCGCGAAGTGTCGCGTATTACCGGGATCAATCCGGTCACGCTGCGCGCCTGGGAGCGGCGTTACGGGCTGATCCAGCCGACCCGCACCGACAGCGGCCACCGTCTGTATTCCCAAGCCGACATCGACGAGGTACGGAGTATTCTTGGCTGGATCGAACGCGGTGTGGCGGTCAGCAAAGTCGGAAAGATTCTCGCCAAGGCCAGCATCGTCAGGACTCAGTCCAATCCGCTTCCAGATGATGGCTTGCTGGGTGAGTGGGGTGAATGGCAGGCACAACTGCGTCGCACCATCAGCGCCTTCGATGAGCGCGGTCTGGAGCAGTTATATGGCCAGATATTTGCCAGTTACCCGTTGACCGTGGTGTTCCAGGACATTTTGATGCCGTTGTGGCAGGAGTTTCTGCTGCATCAGGATCAATTTGGCCAAGCCAGTGAATGGTTGTTTCTCGACAGCTTTTTGCGTGCGCGAACGCTGCAACGCTTGCAGATGCTGCGCGGTACGACGGAGTTGAAGGTCGTACTTGCGGCTATCCCTGGTCAATGTCGCGAGTTGGAGCTATGGGTGGCGGGGTTGATGCTGGGCACGACAGATACGTCGATCAGTGTCTTGGCGCTCGGTCAGCCACTGGAAGAGCTGAGCCTGGTCTGTGAAAAAATTCAGCCTCAGGCCTTGGTGCTGTTTTCAAATCATCCACCTGCGGCGGATCTGCCTCGGCGCCTGAAGCGCCTCGCGCTGACCCTGGATTGCCCTGTTTTGTTGGCAGGGGAGGCATCGGATTTGGCGCAAGAAAGCCTCGACGGTTCGCCCATCGCTTGCCTGGGAAGTGACGGACGTTCCATGCAGCGGCGTTTGCAGCAGTTTTTAGCGGGGCATCTGGACACATAG